One Ostrea edulis chromosome 2, xbOstEdul1.1, whole genome shotgun sequence genomic region harbors:
- the LOC125680083 gene encoding chorion peroxidase-like, translating into MGYIRLFIFVIVVTFCAEALQKNYRGIKRVPLKKCVLKPRCDPHYKYRTADGSCNNLKRKSWGQSNTIQRRFLEPDYDDGCQSPRETGYDKRPLPSTRDVSNKIHRNRRAKTKKDRKLNMFHMSFGQFLSHDIALTPSSDKSDCCGAHKNRPQCMQIVIPRGDPFYKFQCMPLARSDPFPTRYGYSCYRRQINKVTAYVDASNVYGSTEKKAKELRSFKNGKMRQNNLGLPDGGSNCVFDDMNNDYCQDAGDGRQNVVPNLGATHLLFIRYHNLVVEKLAKLNSNWDDEKLYQETRRIVSAIMQDVVYNEYLPHVLGPAIMEEYNLYSKSSGFDSVYDKRIDASMRNAVAVAALRFGHSQIRNVQKHFSKTYKAIESRKIENTFHHPHMCVRQNGLGSDGVLRWQLAERAAKMDGVFVSGIRDKLFPDSDGKSFDLVARNLQRGRDHGTPPYWKWRKFCGLDHRKLSDHTRRNRRKLLKLCGHIKSIDLYTGGTTEVPVPGGIVGPTFACLLARQFSLYKRGDRFWYENNLPYTGFTEDQLNEIKKVTLSSIICESMDVDRVTRDAFRVKSKKNKRVKCSAIPKPSWLSWKA; encoded by the exons ATGG GATATATCAGGTTATTTATTTTCGTGATTGTTGTTACATTCTGTGCGGAGGCATTGCAGAAGAATTATAGAGGCATCAAGAGAGTGCCACTCAAAAAAT GTGTTTTGAAACCGAGGTGCGATCCACACTACAAATACAGAACGGCGGATGGCTCTTGCAATAATCTGAAACGTAAATCATGGGGTCAAAGCAACACCATTCAGCGAAGGTTTCTGGAACCAGACTATGATGACG GTTGCCAATCCCCACGGGAAACAGGATATGACAAGAGACCGTTGCCAAGTACTCGAGACGTTAGTAACAAAATCCACCGAAATAGAAGGGCAAAAACAAAGAAGGACCGGAAGTTGAACATGTTTCACATGTCCTTCGGTCAATTTCTATCACACGACATCGCTCTGACCCCTTCAAGTG ATAAATCCGACTGCTGTGGAGCACATAAGAACAGACCCCAGTGTATGCAGATCGTTATTCCTCGTGGGGACCCGTTTTACAAATTTCAATGTATGCCACTGGCCCGTTCAGATCCGTTTCCTACTCGATACGGATATTCAT GTTACAGAAGACAAATCAACAAAGTGACAGCGTACGTGGATGCCTCTAATGTCTACGGATCTACCGAGAAGAAAGCGAAGGAGTTAAGATCATTCAAAAATG GGAAAATGCGACAAAATAACTTAGGCTTGCCGGATGGTGGTAGTAATTGTGTTTTCGATGACATGAACAATGACTATTGTCAGGATGCTG GAGATGGACGACAGAATGTTGTTCCTAACCTCGGGGCCACGCACTTGTTGTTCATTCGCTACCACAACCTTGTTGTTGAAAAATTAGCAAAACTGAATTCTAACTGGGATGACGAAAAATTATACCAGGAAACTAGACGCATTGTATCGGCCATTATGCAAGATGTGGTTTACAACGAGTACCTACCACACGTATTGGGTCCAGCGATAATGGAGGAATACAATCTCTACTCAAAGTCATCTGGCTTTGATTCTGTGTATGATAAAAGGATTGATGCATCCATGAGAAATGCAGTTGCCGTTGCAGCACTCCGCTTTGGACATTCTCAGATCAGGAACGTCCAAAAACATTTCAGTAAAACATACAAAGCGATAGAGTCCAGAAAAATCGAGAACACTTTCCATCATCCACATATGTGTGTAAGGCAGAATGGACTAGGTAGTGACGGTGTTTTAAGATGGCAACTTGCCGAACGCGCGGCCAAAATGGACGG TGTTTTTGTGAGTGGAATTAGAGACAAACTTTTCCCTGACTCGGATGGTAAGAGCTTCGATCTGGTAGCTAGAAATCTCCAGCGTGGAAGGGATCACGGCACACCTCCTTACTGGAAATGGCGGAAGTTTTGCGGACTGGACCACAGAAAGCTGTCAGACCACACAAGAAGAAATAGGAGGAAACTTCTAAAATTATGCGG ACACATCAAAAGTATTGATCTGTACACTGGCGGCACAACGGAAGTTCCCGTACCGGGTGGCATTGTGGGTCCAACGTTTGCCTGTCTCTTAGCACGCCAATTTTCGCTTTACAAAAGAGGTGACCGTTTCTGGTACGAGAACAACCTTCCATACACTGGGTTTACGGAAG atcagtTGAATGAGATAAAGAAGGTCACGTTATCTTCCATAATATGTGAGAGCATGGACGTGGATCGAGTAACTCGGGATGCGTTCCGAGTGAAGAGTAAAAA AAACAAAAGAGTCAAGTGCAGCGCAATACCAAAACCTAGTTGGTTGTCTTGGAAAGCATAA